The following are encoded in a window of Neomicrococcus lactis genomic DNA:
- the dxr gene encoding 1-deoxy-D-xylulose-5-phosphate reductoisomerase encodes MTFQAPESSSGQRGVIFLGSTGSIGTQGLDVVAKNPERFTVAALAGGSNLPLLAQQAVSTKAPLVGAASASTDAMAQAIKEASEQAGAINYRPEILAGPDAAERIAREGSGGVVLNGITGSIGLAPTLAALNAGKLLALANKESLIVGGALVKQAAAPRQLVPVDSEHSALAQALTSGTHAEVSRLIVTASGGPFRGKKRADLVQVTPSQALAHPTWDMGRVVTTNSATLVNKALELIEAHLLFDIPLDRIEPVVHPQSVVHSMVEFVDGSTIAQASPPDMRLPIALGMGWPHRVSGATAPCDWSQAATWTFEPVDHEAFPAITVAKQAAQTSATHMAVFNAANEEAVDAFHDGKIGFLDIVDTVAEVVSNYDDAAIVGRELSVAAVLEAERWARNAAHERWGTL; translated from the coding sequence GTGACTTTCCAAGCTCCCGAATCTAGTTCCGGCCAACGCGGCGTCATTTTTCTAGGGTCCACGGGCTCCATTGGTACGCAAGGTCTAGACGTTGTTGCCAAAAATCCTGAGCGATTCACGGTGGCCGCCCTAGCCGGCGGCTCGAACTTGCCGCTTTTGGCGCAACAAGCAGTGAGCACCAAAGCGCCCCTCGTTGGTGCCGCGAGTGCTTCCACGGACGCAATGGCCCAAGCCATCAAGGAAGCGAGCGAGCAGGCTGGGGCAATTAATTATCGTCCCGAAATTCTCGCGGGCCCCGACGCGGCGGAAAGGATTGCGCGGGAGGGAAGCGGCGGCGTCGTACTTAATGGCATTACGGGAAGCATTGGTTTGGCACCTACGCTCGCCGCGCTCAACGCTGGAAAATTGTTGGCGCTCGCTAATAAGGAATCGCTGATTGTGGGCGGCGCGCTAGTCAAGCAGGCGGCCGCGCCTAGGCAGCTTGTCCCCGTTGATTCGGAGCATTCGGCGTTGGCGCAAGCGCTCACGTCCGGGACCCACGCTGAAGTGAGCCGGCTGATCGTGACGGCATCCGGCGGGCCCTTCCGCGGAAAAAAGCGCGCCGACTTGGTGCAGGTTACTCCGTCACAAGCACTCGCGCACCCCACGTGGGATATGGGCCGGGTGGTGACTACCAATTCGGCCACGCTTGTGAATAAAGCGCTGGAACTGATTGAGGCGCATCTCTTGTTCGATATTCCGTTGGACCGAATTGAGCCCGTAGTGCATCCGCAATCCGTGGTGCATTCCATGGTGGAATTTGTGGACGGATCCACGATCGCCCAAGCGAGCCCGCCGGATATGCGCTTGCCGATTGCGTTGGGGATGGGCTGGCCGCATCGCGTGTCAGGTGCCACCGCGCCGTGCGATTGGAGTCAAGCTGCCACGTGGACTTTTGAGCCCGTGGATCACGAGGCTTTTCCGGCAATCACGGTGGCGAAGCAGGCCGCGCAAACCAGCGCTACGCACATGGCGGTTTTCAACGCGGCGAACGAGGAAGCCGTGGATGCGTTCCATGACGGGAAAATTGGTTTCCTTGACATCGTGGATACCGTGGCGGAGGTTGTCAGTAATTACGACGACGCCGCTATAGTTGGGCGCGAATTATCAGTTGCCGCGGTGCTAGAGGCTGAGCGGTGGGCACGAAATGCGGCCCACGAACGTTGGGGTACGTTGTGA